One stretch of Armatimonadota bacterium DNA includes these proteins:
- a CDS encoding D-aminoacyl-tRNA deacylase yields MGMVGPWVVPPGCPIRGCDPGGHLNAAAHASAAQRASVLRRALPARNHAWRGIRPPASVTRTAIPPEDAERLLAESIERLRATGLAVHTGVFRKHLRVEIHNEGPVTLLFDSRWSL; encoded by the coding sequence ATGGGGATGGTGGGGCCTTGGGTTGTTCCTCCTGGATGTCCTATTCGTGGGTGCGATCCTGGTGGTCATCTTAATGCCGCTGCTCACGCGAGCGCTGCACAGCGGGCTTCCGTTCTGAGGCGGGCACTGCCGGCGCGCAATCACGCATGGCGCGGCATACGGCCTCCAGCCTCGGTGACCAGGACCGCCATACCGCCGGAGGACGCGGAGCGGCTGTTGGCCGAGTCCATTGAGCGCCTGCGGGCGACCGGGCTGGCGGTGCACACCGGAGTCTTTCGCAAGCACCTGCGCGTCGAGATCCATAACGAGGGTCCGGTGACGCTGCTCTTCGACAGCCGGTGGAGTCTCTGA